A window of the Nocardia sp. NBC_01329 genome harbors these coding sequences:
- a CDS encoding LysR family transcriptional regulator — MSVERLRILREFADRGTVGAVATALSMTPSAVSQQLKVLTREAGVALLEPSGRRVRLTDAGHALVVRADEVLAALDRAVAEMAYYRGSPRGQVRVGVFPSGGALLLPHVLPAVAGSGVEIAAGDEDVPPHDTPRLLADYDIVLTHRDERAAPVSGPRISSRVLMREPIDVVVAPDHPLAGRAEVSAAELAEEAWLSVRGGFPVDDVLRSIATVTGVEPRIVQRLNDFRMIETLVAAGYGVALMPRYVVTHPALSQLRLSGVRAARLYDLVTRPLAENRPAIAAVLDSFTAAARQITAEPPPVTDQ, encoded by the coding sequence TTGTCCGTGGAACGACTCCGCATCCTGCGTGAATTCGCCGATCGCGGCACGGTCGGCGCGGTGGCCACCGCCCTGTCCATGACCCCGTCGGCAGTATCACAGCAACTCAAGGTGCTGACCAGGGAGGCGGGCGTCGCCCTGCTCGAACCGAGCGGTCGCCGCGTCCGCCTCACCGACGCCGGGCACGCTCTCGTGGTCCGGGCCGACGAGGTACTCGCGGCGCTCGACCGAGCGGTGGCCGAGATGGCCTACTATCGCGGGTCGCCGCGGGGGCAGGTCCGGGTCGGCGTCTTCCCCTCCGGTGGGGCGCTCCTGCTACCGCATGTCCTTCCCGCCGTGGCCGGTAGCGGTGTCGAGATCGCCGCGGGTGACGAGGACGTACCGCCGCACGACACCCCGCGCCTGCTCGCCGATTACGACATCGTGCTCACCCACCGCGATGAACGGGCCGCCCCGGTGTCGGGGCCCCGGATCAGCTCCCGGGTGCTCATGCGCGAACCGATCGATGTGGTCGTCGCCCCCGATCACCCGCTCGCCGGCCGGGCCGAGGTTTCGGCGGCGGAACTGGCCGAGGAGGCGTGGCTGAGCGTACGCGGCGGTTTCCCGGTGGACGATGTACTGCGCTCGATCGCCACGGTCACCGGTGTCGAACCGCGTATCGTCCAGCGCCTCAACGATTTCCGGATGATCGAGACATTGGTCGCCGCCGGGTACGGGGTGGCGTTGATGCCCCGGTACGTCGTCACCCACCCGGCCCTGTCACAACTGCGACTGTCCGGGGTCCGGGCAGCCCGCCTCTACGACCTTGTCACCAGGCCGCTTGCCGAGAACCGGCCGGCGATCGCCGCGGTTCTGGACTCGTTCACGGCGGCGGCCCGGCAGATCACTGCCGAACCACCGCCCGTGACCGATCAGTAG
- a CDS encoding EamA family transporter, giving the protein MTSRDRTLALTVILLWGVNFLAIRVGLDHLPPFFFGALRFAVIAVPVLLFIPRPAVRMRWILLYGTGFGLLQFAFLFTAMRVGMPTGLASLVLQSSAPFTVLLGALLLRERLRPLQIAGLAVAVAGMAVIGWDQFAHAALVPVLLTLAGGFSWALGNIGARRATVESPGINPLHLTLWITAVPVLPLFALSALWEGPTTGVRALAGTFSADGWPALAGLAYIVALGTVVGSGVWTYLMSRYPAGSVAPLSLLVPVVGFTAAWIFLDETPAPASLIGGAVVIAGAFAATVGAAKTAPRPDQERADSSANKTAGLPERPDIHNPKVLEPAIR; this is encoded by the coding sequence GTGACCTCCCGTGACCGCACGCTCGCCCTGACCGTCATTCTGCTGTGGGGAGTGAACTTCCTGGCCATCCGCGTCGGGCTCGACCATCTGCCGCCGTTCTTCTTCGGTGCGCTGCGGTTCGCGGTGATCGCCGTCCCGGTCCTGCTGTTCATCCCACGTCCCGCCGTCCGGATGCGTTGGATACTGCTGTACGGCACAGGTTTCGGACTCCTGCAATTCGCCTTCCTGTTCACCGCGATGCGGGTCGGTATGCCGACCGGGCTGGCCTCACTGGTACTGCAATCCTCGGCCCCGTTCACCGTATTACTCGGGGCACTGCTACTCAGGGAGCGACTGCGGCCCCTGCAGATCGCCGGACTCGCGGTCGCGGTCGCGGGAATGGCGGTGATCGGCTGGGACCAATTCGCCCACGCCGCCCTGGTACCGGTCCTCCTCACCCTGGCGGGCGGATTCAGCTGGGCACTGGGCAATATCGGGGCACGCCGGGCCACCGTGGAATCGCCGGGCATCAATCCGCTGCATCTCACCCTGTGGATCACCGCGGTGCCGGTGCTGCCCCTGTTCGCACTCTCCGCCCTCTGGGAGGGCCCGACCACGGGTGTGCGCGCACTCGCCGGCACCTTCTCGGCCGACGGCTGGCCGGCGCTGGCAGGCCTCGCCTATATCGTCGCGTTGGGGACGGTCGTGGGTTCCGGCGTGTGGACCTACCTGATGAGCCGGTATCCGGCCGGTAGCGTCGCGCCGTTGTCGCTGCTCGTGCCGGTCGTCGGATTCACCGCCGCGTGGATCTTCCTGGACGAGACCCCAGCGCCCGCGAGCCTGATCGGCGGGGCGGTGGTCATCGCCGGAGCCTTCGCGGCGACGGTGGGTGCCGCGAAGACCGCACCGCGACCGGACCAGGAGCGCGCGGACTCGTCCGCGAACAAGACGGCCGGCCTCCCGGAGCGCCCGGATATCCACAACCCGAAGGTGCTGGAGCCGGCGATCCGATGA
- a CDS encoding hydroxysqualene dehydroxylase: protein MAEQRWPTSGAAEVPGRSAGPGAFTRRTVLRATAAAGIGAAAVAALPGATARARTKSRVAVLGGGVAGLTAAHELAERGFEVTVYERRALGGKARSMPVPATGTDGRPDLPGEHGFRFFPGFYQHIPDTMRRIPFGENTNGVWDNLVGVPDARFARADADDIRAPLGFGRVNAATAEGMRESLAAVIATTLKMPPAEGLFFANRLLVFNTSCDARRFGQWEHTSWSDFVGAHGRSHEFRALVSRTLTSLLVAAKDDLASVRTIGSMGEQFLGNPMQIGNDGDLDRVLNGPTNVAWIDPWVARLRELGVRFELDAEVRGLEVRDRRITGARIIHGAGTSETVTADHFVVALPAERARDLWNADILSAWPQLAAMSRLVTDWMSGIQFYLRRRPGLGAGHSAYIDSPWSLTSIAQDTLWARKLPEYGDGTVLECLSVDISDWNTPGILFGKTAKQCTHEEIARETWAQILAHLNDRDEMLRDADLHSWFLDPGISWNADRGENANADPLLINTAGSWDLRPEAHGGVENLYLAGDYVRTHIDLATMEGANESARAAVNALLEVTGSDAPRCATYTLWRAPELEPLRRADADAYAAGRPNVFDIQL, encoded by the coding sequence ATGGCAGAGCAACGGTGGCCCACCTCGGGCGCCGCAGAGGTTCCAGGTCGTTCCGCCGGGCCGGGAGCCTTCACCCGGCGAACTGTGCTCCGCGCCACCGCGGCCGCCGGGATCGGGGCCGCCGCAGTAGCGGCGCTACCCGGCGCGACCGCGCGAGCCCGGACGAAGTCCCGGGTAGCCGTACTGGGTGGTGGTGTCGCCGGACTCACCGCTGCTCACGAACTAGCCGAACGCGGCTTCGAGGTCACTGTGTACGAACGCCGGGCACTCGGCGGCAAGGCCCGCAGCATGCCGGTCCCCGCGACGGGAACCGACGGACGGCCCGATCTGCCCGGCGAGCACGGTTTCCGCTTCTTTCCCGGCTTCTACCAGCACATTCCCGATACGATGCGGCGAATCCCGTTCGGCGAGAATACGAACGGAGTGTGGGACAACCTGGTCGGCGTCCCCGACGCCCGGTTCGCCCGGGCCGACGCCGACGACATCCGTGCACCACTGGGCTTCGGCCGGGTGAACGCCGCGACCGCGGAAGGTATGCGGGAGAGCCTCGCAGCGGTCATCGCCACCACGCTGAAGATGCCGCCCGCCGAAGGCCTTTTCTTCGCCAACCGGCTCCTGGTGTTCAACACCAGTTGCGACGCACGCCGCTTCGGCCAGTGGGAACACACATCGTGGTCGGATTTCGTCGGCGCGCACGGACGGTCGCACGAGTTCCGCGCACTGGTCTCGCGCACGCTCACCAGCCTTCTGGTGGCCGCCAAAGACGACCTGGCCAGTGTGCGCACGATCGGCTCGATGGGCGAGCAGTTCCTCGGTAATCCGATGCAGATCGGCAACGACGGCGATCTGGACCGAGTGCTCAACGGTCCCACGAACGTCGCGTGGATCGACCCATGGGTCGCACGGCTGCGCGAACTGGGCGTGCGCTTCGAACTGGACGCCGAAGTGCGTGGGCTGGAGGTCCGGGATCGGCGGATCACCGGCGCGCGGATCATCCACGGCGCCGGCACATCCGAGACAGTGACAGCGGACCATTTCGTCGTCGCCCTACCGGCCGAACGTGCCCGCGACCTGTGGAACGCCGATATCCTCTCCGCCTGGCCGCAACTGGCGGCGATGAGCCGACTCGTCACCGACTGGATGAGCGGAATCCAGTTCTACCTGCGCCGTCGGCCCGGACTCGGGGCCGGTCACTCCGCCTACATCGACTCGCCCTGGTCGCTCACCTCCATCGCCCAGGACACACTGTGGGCGCGCAAGCTGCCCGAATACGGGGACGGCACGGTGCTCGAATGCCTGTCGGTCGATATCTCGGACTGGAACACCCCGGGCATCCTGTTCGGCAAAACCGCCAAGCAATGCACGCACGAGGAGATCGCCCGGGAAACCTGGGCGCAGATCCTCGCGCACCTCAACGACCGCGACGAGATGCTGCGCGACGCCGACCTGCACTCCTGGTTCCTCGACCCCGGTATCAGCTGGAACGCCGACCGCGGCGAGAACGCCAACGCCGACCCACTCTTGATCAATACCGCCGGATCGTGGGATCTGCGGCCGGAAGCGCACGGTGGCGTCGAGAACCTCTACCTGGCAGGCGATTACGTGCGCACACATATCGACCTGGCCACCATGGAGGGCGCCAACGAATCCGCGCGGGCCGCGGTGAACGCGCTGCTCGAGGTCACCGGTTCGGACGCACCCCGCTGCGCGACCTACACCCTCTGGCGAGCCCCGGAACTCGAACCCCTGCGCCGCGCCGACGCCGACGCCTACGCGGCCGGTCGGCCGAACGTATTCGATATCCAGCTCTGA
- a CDS encoding Mur ligase family protein, with amino-acid sequence MAEISVRGRVALGVAGAAAWASRKAGRGNGSMIGGLLALKVDPRIMKQLGRGRRTVLITGTNGKSTTTRMTTAALSTLGEVATQADGANMDAGIVSALNVHRGAALAAIEVDELHLPHVTDALKPEAVVLLNLSRDQLDRVGEINMIERRLRSGLARHPDTVVIANCDDVLITSIAYDHPNVIWVAAGSGWAMDATSCPRSGEPILWEGTHWHSTGADFSRPQPDWWLDGDKLCGPDGIRLPLRLALPGRANRGNAAQAVAAAVAMGADTEQACAATGTVQEIAGRYRTVQVGEHAARLLLAKNPAGWQEALSMIDHSASGLVIAVNGQVPDGEDLSWLWDVRFEHFEDVHVVAAGERATDLAVRLTYAGVKHTTVADPVRAIATCPAGPVEVLANYTAFRDLNRDLQERTR; translated from the coding sequence GTGGCAGAGATATCGGTGCGGGGGCGCGTAGCCCTCGGGGTGGCCGGCGCGGCGGCGTGGGCCTCCCGTAAGGCGGGCCGGGGCAACGGGTCGATGATCGGCGGATTGCTCGCGCTGAAGGTCGACCCGAGAATCATGAAGCAACTGGGCCGCGGTCGGCGCACTGTGCTGATCACCGGCACCAACGGCAAATCGACCACGACCCGGATGACCACTGCCGCGCTCAGCACACTGGGCGAGGTCGCGACCCAGGCCGACGGCGCCAATATGGATGCCGGGATCGTCTCGGCGCTCAATGTGCACCGAGGCGCGGCACTGGCCGCGATCGAGGTGGACGAACTGCATCTGCCGCATGTCACCGACGCGCTGAAGCCCGAGGCGGTCGTCCTGCTGAACCTCAGCCGCGATCAGCTGGACCGGGTCGGTGAGATCAATATGATCGAACGCCGACTGCGTTCGGGCCTGGCGCGGCATCCGGATACCGTCGTCATCGCCAACTGCGACGACGTACTGATCACCTCCATCGCCTACGACCATCCGAACGTGATCTGGGTCGCCGCCGGCAGCGGCTGGGCGATGGACGCCACCAGCTGCCCGCGCAGCGGAGAGCCGATCCTCTGGGAGGGCACGCACTGGCACAGCACCGGCGCCGATTTCTCCCGACCGCAACCGGATTGGTGGCTCGACGGCGACAAGCTCTGCGGTCCCGACGGAATACGGCTGCCGCTGCGGCTGGCGCTACCCGGCCGGGCGAACCGGGGCAACGCCGCACAGGCGGTGGCCGCCGCAGTGGCGATGGGCGCCGATACCGAGCAGGCCTGCGCCGCCACCGGAACAGTCCAGGAGATCGCCGGCCGCTACCGCACCGTCCAGGTCGGTGAACACGCCGCCCGGCTGCTACTCGCCAAGAACCCGGCCGGCTGGCAAGAAGCCTTGTCGATGATCGACCACAGCGCGTCCGGGCTGGTGATCGCGGTGAACGGGCAAGTACCCGACGGCGAGGACCTGTCCTGGCTGTGGGACGTACGGTTCGAACATTTCGAAGACGTCCACGTCGTCGCCGCCGGGGAACGCGCCACCGATCTCGCCGTACGCCTCACTTACGCCGGGGTGAAGCACACCACGGTCGCCGATCCGGTACGCGCGATCGCAACCTGCCCGGCCGGCCCGGTCGAGGTACTGGCCAACTACACCGCGTTCCGCGATCTCAACCGTGACCTCCAGGAGCGGACCCGATGA
- a CDS encoding type 1 glutamine amidotransferase, with the protein MSDSTIRIGLVLPDVMGTYGDGGNALVLRQRLRLRDIDAEIVEITLPDPVPESLDIYTLGGAEDSAQRLATRHLLRFPGLQTAAGRGAPVLAICAAIQVLGRWYETSSGERVEGVGLLDATTSPQQTRAIGEVTTDPLLTGLSAPLTGFENHRGGTTLGPDATGLARVTRGVGNGVGDGLEGVVQGSVLGTYMHGPALARNPELADYLLGRALGVDSLPPLDLPEVDRLRRERLRA; encoded by the coding sequence ATGAGCGATTCGACCATCCGGATCGGGCTGGTGCTGCCCGATGTCATGGGCACCTACGGCGACGGCGGCAACGCGCTGGTACTGCGGCAGCGACTACGGTTGCGCGATATCGACGCCGAGATCGTGGAGATCACCCTGCCCGATCCCGTACCGGAATCCCTGGACATCTACACCCTCGGCGGCGCGGAGGATTCGGCCCAGCGCCTGGCCACCCGCCACCTGCTGCGTTTCCCCGGCCTACAGACCGCCGCCGGGCGCGGCGCCCCGGTACTGGCTATCTGCGCGGCGATCCAAGTCCTGGGCCGGTGGTACGAGACCTCGAGCGGTGAACGAGTGGAAGGTGTCGGTCTCCTGGACGCCACCACCTCTCCGCAGCAAACCCGCGCGATCGGCGAGGTGACAACAGATCCACTGCTCACCGGCCTGTCCGCACCGCTGACCGGATTCGAGAACCACCGAGGCGGCACCACCCTGGGCCCGGACGCCACCGGGCTGGCCCGAGTGACCCGCGGCGTCGGCAACGGTGTCGGCGATGGACTGGAAGGCGTGGTGCAGGGTTCGGTCCTGGGCACCTATATGCACGGCCCCGCTCTGGCCCGCAACCCCGAACTCGCCGACTACCTGCTCGGCCGCGCTCTCGGGGTCGACTCGCTACCACCTCTGGACCTCCCGGAAGTAGACCGACTACGCCGCGAACGCCTCCGCGCCTGA
- the recR gene encoding recombination mediator RecR codes for MYEGPVQDLIDELGKLPGVGPKSAQRIAFHLLGVEPPEIDRLQAVLQKIRDGVRFCAQCGTVADGELCRICADPRRDRSMICVVEEPKDVPAIERTREFRGRYHVLGGALDPLSGVGPEQLRIRELLTRIGSQDDGVDVTEVIIATDPNTEGEATATYLVRMLRDFPGLTVTRLASGLPMGGDLEFADELTLGRAFSGRRAL; via the coding sequence GTGTACGAGGGTCCGGTTCAGGATCTCATCGACGAACTGGGGAAACTGCCGGGTGTCGGTCCCAAGAGCGCCCAGCGGATCGCGTTTCACCTGCTCGGAGTGGAACCGCCGGAAATCGACCGGCTCCAGGCGGTGCTGCAGAAGATCCGGGACGGAGTGCGGTTCTGCGCGCAATGCGGCACGGTCGCCGACGGCGAACTGTGCCGGATCTGCGCTGATCCGCGCCGCGATCGCAGCATGATCTGCGTGGTCGAGGAACCCAAGGATGTTCCGGCCATCGAGCGGACCCGGGAGTTCCGGGGCCGCTACCACGTGCTGGGCGGTGCGCTCGACCCGTTGAGCGGGGTCGGTCCGGAACAGTTGCGTATCCGGGAACTGCTGACCCGCATCGGCAGCCAGGACGACGGGGTGGATGTCACCGAAGTGATCATCGCGACGGATCCGAACACCGAGGGCGAGGCGACCGCGACCTACCTGGTGCGCATGCTGCGTGATTTCCCCGGCCTCACCGTCACCCGCCTGGCGTCGGGCCTGCCCATGGGCGGTGACCTGGAGTTCGCCGACGAATTGACCCTGGGCCGGGCGTTCTCCGGCCGTCGCGCATTGTGA
- a CDS encoding YbaB/EbfC family nucleoid-associated protein: MQPDGQFDMQQLLQQAQQMQEQVMAAQAEIAAAEVDGQAGNGLVRVRIKATGAVLSLTIDPKAVDPEDVETLQDLVIGAVNDAMSNAQNLAAERLGPLAGGGAPGLPSF, translated from the coding sequence GTGCAGCCCGATGGTCAGTTCGATATGCAGCAGTTGCTCCAGCAGGCCCAGCAGATGCAGGAGCAGGTGATGGCGGCGCAGGCCGAGATCGCCGCGGCCGAGGTGGACGGCCAGGCCGGTAACGGTCTGGTCCGGGTGAGGATCAAGGCGACCGGCGCGGTGTTGTCGCTGACGATCGATCCGAAGGCCGTCGACCCGGAAGATGTGGAAACCCTGCAGGATCTGGTGATCGGCGCGGTCAACGACGCCATGTCCAACGCCCAGAACCTGGCAGCCGAACGGCTCGGGCCGCTGGCCGGCGGCGGTGCACCGGGTCTGCCGAGCTTCTGA
- a CDS encoding SRPBCC family protein, protein MGQVKAGSSIEVAADPQRALAAVTDYTEVRPKILSAHYRDYKVVEGGHGDGTVAEWTLQATEKRVRNIRAQVSVADNVVTEKDANSSLVNTWTITPTGSGSTVTLETTWQGAGGVKGIFEGIFAPLGLRKIQAEVLENLKRELA, encoded by the coding sequence GTGGGACAGGTCAAAGCCGGCAGTTCGATCGAGGTCGCCGCAGACCCGCAGCGCGCACTGGCGGCGGTCACCGATTACACGGAGGTGCGCCCGAAGATCCTGTCGGCGCACTACCGCGACTACAAGGTCGTCGAGGGTGGGCACGGGGACGGCACCGTCGCCGAGTGGACCCTGCAGGCCACCGAGAAGCGGGTCCGCAATATCCGGGCCCAGGTTTCGGTCGCCGACAATGTCGTCACCGAGAAGGACGCCAACTCCTCGCTCGTCAACACCTGGACGATCACCCCGACCGGTTCCGGTTCGACGGTCACCCTGGAGACCACCTGGCAGGGCGCCGGCGGCGTCAAAGGCATCTTCGAGGGCATTTTCGCGCCCCTCGGCCTGCGCAAGATCCAGGCCGAGGTACTGGAGAACCTGAAGCGCGAACTGGCCTGA
- a CDS encoding FAD-binding oxidoreductase, with product MSLLGKAGHGPAAYESGFAAYRAGVDRLLASYRAIPAGANVRLAKKTSNLFRARAKNTAPGLDVSGLTRVIEVDPEARTAEVAGMTTYEDLVAATLPYGLAPLVVPQLKTITLGGAVTGLGIESTSFRNGLPHESVLEMEVLTGAGEIVTITPDGPDGELFRGFPNSYGTLGYATRLKIELEPVLPYVELRHLRFHDLRELEAVLDRVVLERRFDGEQVDYLDGVVFSAGESYLTLGRQTGEPGPVSDYTDMDIFYRSVQHDDPAPKRDRLTIHDYLWRWDTDWFWCSRAFGTQNPKIRRFWPKRYRRSSFYWKLIALDHRYNIGDKLAARRGDPPQERVVQDIEVPVERTADFAEWFLREIPIEPIWLCPLRLRDSAAADDTRPWPLYPLRPGRTYVNIGFWSAVPKLPGQLDGAANRAIEKTVTEFDGHKSLYSDSFYEPEEFAALYGGESYETLKKRYDPGQRLLDLYSKAVQRR from the coding sequence ATGAGTCTGTTGGGGAAGGCCGGCCACGGTCCGGCCGCATATGAATCCGGGTTCGCCGCATATCGGGCAGGTGTCGATCGCCTGCTCGCGAGCTATCGCGCCATCCCGGCGGGCGCAAACGTGCGGCTGGCCAAGAAGACTTCCAATCTTTTCCGCGCGCGGGCGAAGAACACAGCACCTGGGCTGGATGTCTCCGGTCTCACCCGGGTGATCGAGGTCGACCCGGAGGCCAGGACAGCCGAGGTCGCGGGCATGACCACCTACGAGGACCTGGTGGCGGCCACCCTGCCGTACGGTCTGGCACCGCTGGTGGTGCCGCAGCTCAAGACCATCACCCTCGGTGGAGCGGTGACCGGGCTCGGGATCGAATCGACTTCCTTCCGCAACGGTCTACCGCACGAATCGGTGCTGGAGATGGAGGTGCTCACCGGAGCCGGTGAGATCGTCACCATCACCCCGGACGGCCCGGACGGCGAACTGTTCCGTGGTTTCCCGAACTCCTACGGCACGCTGGGCTACGCCACCCGGTTGAAGATCGAGTTGGAACCGGTGCTGCCGTATGTGGAGTTACGCCATCTGCGGTTCCACGACCTGCGCGAACTGGAGGCCGTGCTGGACCGGGTCGTGCTCGAGCGCAGGTTCGACGGGGAACAGGTCGATTACCTCGACGGTGTCGTTTTCAGCGCCGGGGAGAGCTACCTGACCCTGGGCCGGCAGACCGGCGAACCGGGGCCGGTGAGCGACTACACCGATATGGACATCTTCTACCGGTCCGTCCAGCACGACGACCCGGCGCCGAAACGCGATCGGCTCACGATCCACGACTATCTCTGGCGCTGGGACACCGATTGGTTCTGGTGTTCACGCGCGTTCGGCACGCAGAACCCGAAGATCCGTCGATTCTGGCCGAAACGCTATCGGCGCAGCAGCTTCTACTGGAAGTTGATCGCCCTCGATCACCGTTACAATATCGGCGACAAACTGGCTGCACGCAGGGGCGATCCGCCGCAGGAACGCGTGGTGCAGGACATCGAGGTCCCGGTGGAGCGCACCGCGGACTTCGCGGAGTGGTTCCTGCGCGAGATCCCGATCGAACCCATCTGGTTGTGCCCGCTGCGGCTGCGCGATTCCGCCGCGGCGGACGACACCCGGCCCTGGCCGCTGTATCCGCTGCGCCCGGGTCGCACCTATGTGAATATCGGCTTCTGGTCGGCGGTTCCGAAGTTGCCCGGTCAGCTGGATGGCGCGGCGAACCGAGCCATCGAGAAAACCGTCACCGAATTCGACGGACACAAATCCCTGTACTCGGACTCTTTTTACGAGCCCGAGGAATTTGCCGCCCTGTACGGCGGTGAAAGTTACGAAACATTGAAAAAACGCTACGATCCCGGCCAGCGACTGCTGGATCTGTACTCGAAGGCGGTGCAACGCAGATGA
- a CDS encoding class I SAM-dependent methyltransferase: MTTFKDRSDAFADLGTRLSIAEVVETLVDGDVPIKLTAYDGSTTGPVDSEFALEIRNPRGINYLANAPGDLGLARAYIAGDMDAAGVHPGDPYKILAAMTDLKFKRPSALSLVAIARSLGWERLRPVPPPPQETLPRWRRIALEGLRHSKARDAEVIHHHYDVSNTFYEYVLGPSMTYTCACYGERDWSLEQAQENKYRLVFEKLRLKEGDRLLDIGCGWGGMVRYAAKRGVKVIGATLSAEQAAWAQKKIAEEGLGDLAEVRHSDYRDVAETEFDAVSSIGLTEHIGVQNYPYYFRFVQSKLRPGGLFLNHCITRPDNTRTTKAGDFIDRYVFPDGELIGSGRIISEIQNVGLEVVHEENLREHYALTLAEWCKNLVANWDACVAEAGEGTAKVWGLYMAGSRLGFERNVVQLHQVLGVKLGPSGDPEVPLRPWWQP, encoded by the coding sequence ATGACGACATTCAAGGATAGATCCGATGCTTTCGCGGACCTGGGCACTCGGCTCAGTATCGCCGAGGTCGTCGAGACCTTGGTCGACGGCGATGTTCCTATCAAGCTGACGGCATACGACGGCAGCACGACCGGTCCCGTCGATTCCGAGTTCGCGCTCGAGATCCGCAATCCGCGGGGCATAAACTATCTCGCCAATGCCCCCGGCGACCTCGGTCTGGCACGCGCCTACATAGCCGGCGATATGGACGCGGCCGGGGTGCATCCCGGCGACCCTTACAAGATCCTCGCCGCGATGACGGATCTGAAATTCAAACGACCGTCGGCACTTTCCCTGGTCGCCATCGCCCGATCTCTGGGGTGGGAGCGGCTGCGCCCGGTGCCGCCGCCACCGCAGGAGACGCTGCCGCGCTGGCGGCGGATCGCGCTGGAGGGGTTGCGCCATTCCAAGGCCCGCGACGCCGAGGTCATCCATCACCACTACGACGTCTCGAACACGTTCTACGAGTACGTTCTCGGTCCGTCGATGACCTACACCTGCGCGTGTTACGGCGAGCGGGACTGGTCGCTGGAGCAGGCTCAGGAGAACAAATACCGGCTGGTTTTCGAGAAGCTGCGGTTGAAAGAGGGCGATCGCCTGCTCGATATCGGTTGCGGTTGGGGCGGTATGGTCCGCTATGCCGCCAAGCGGGGCGTCAAGGTCATCGGTGCCACTCTTTCGGCCGAGCAGGCTGCCTGGGCGCAGAAGAAGATCGCCGAGGAAGGTCTCGGTGATCTCGCCGAGGTCCGGCATTCCGATTACCGCGATGTCGCCGAAACCGAGTTCGACGCGGTTTCCTCGATCGGGCTGACCGAACATATCGGGGTCCAGAACTATCCGTACTATTTCCGGTTCGTCCAGAGCAAACTGCGTCCGGGCGGCCTGTTCCTCAACCACTGCATCACCAGGCCGGACAACACCCGCACCACCAAAGCGGGCGATTTCATCGACCGGTACGTGTTCCCCGACGGGGAGCTCATCGGTTCCGGCCGGATCATCAGCGAGATCCAGAATGTCGGCCTGGAAGTAGTGCACGAGGAGAATCTGCGCGAGCATTATGCGCTGACACTCGCCGAGTGGTGCAAGAACCTGGTGGCCAACTGGGATGCGTGTGTCGCCGAGGCCGGTGAGGGCACGGCCAAGGTGTGGGGCCTGTACATGGCGGGAAGCCGGCTCGGTTTCGAACGCAATGTCGTGCAGTTGCACCAGGTGCTCGGAGTGAAACTGGGCCCCTCCGGGGACCCCGAGGTTCCGCTGCGTCCCTGGTGGCAGCCCTAG